In a genomic window of Pristis pectinata isolate sPriPec2 chromosome 32, sPriPec2.1.pri, whole genome shotgun sequence:
- the LOC127585315 gene encoding uncharacterized protein LOC127585315 isoform X1 codes for MVPRHNRSAAAGVEALRLAGCEAIVSNRYIGDPDGPNGFWTCEMDDSAAANAVALKLPTFWTLRPSVWFDQAEAQFHLRQITSDSTKYYHVVSSLDQETAAQVGDFIQSPPEEDKYPAFKDLLIRTFGLSRCERATRLLHLDGLGDRSPSALMNEMLALAEGHKPCLMFEQAFLEQLPDDIHLLLADADFSNPREVAARADVLWRAKRESGSSVSQITRPRAQRLPCPAPATKQPRPRHCQTSKIQRHTKVPPQQFEPTRRRFDHIHVDLVGPLPVSRGARYLLTIVDRFTRWPEATPLTDITTDSCARALLTTWVSRFGVPAHITSDRGTQFTYSLWAALANLLGTQLHTTTAYHPQSNGLVERFHRHLKSALMARLKGPNWVDELPWVLLGIRTAPKEDLRTSSAELVYGAPLVVPRDFIPALQDQGEQPPAVLQRLREKLGALAPIPTSWHGQAPSCQPKELRDCKFVFVRRGTPRAPLQRPYEGPFRVIRNNGSTFILDIGGREQVFTADRLKPAHLDLQQPVEVATPRRRGRPPKRQLAQPTDLGDCLAGSGGGLCGDSPSSRANRLGSRVARHRSDEAQDGGGPRLFERRGEPACGKVLMT; via the coding sequence caaccgctacattggtgaccccgacggtccaaacggcttttggacctgcgaaatggacgacagcgcagcagccaacgcagtggccctcaagctgcccaccttttggacacttcggcccagcgtctggtttgaccaggccgaagcgcaattccaccttcggcagatcacctccgactccacgaagtactaccatgtggttagctctctggaccaggagacagccgcccaggttggagacttcatccagtcgcctccggaggaagataagtacccggctttcaaagatcttttgatccggaccttcggcctctcccgttgtgagcgcgccacccgcctgcttcatctggatggcctgggggacagatccccatccgccctaatgaatgagatgctggcattggccgagggacacaagccatgcctgatgttcgaacaggccttcctcgaacagctccccgatgacatccacttgttgttagctgatgccgacttcagcaacccccgtgaggtggccgcccgggcagatgtcctgtggagggccaagcgcgagagcggttcgtccgtcagtcaaatcaccaggccgcgagcccaacgcctgccttgcccggccccagcaaccaagcagccacgccccaggcactgccagacgtcaaaaatccagcgacacaccaaggtcccaccacagcagttcgagcctacccgtaggaggttcgaccacatacacgtcgacctcgtgggccctctgccggtttcaagaggagcgcggtacctccttaccatcgtggaccggttcacgaggtggcctgaggcaacccccctgactgacatcacaactgattcctgcgcccgagcgctgctcacaacttgggtctcacgttttggcgttccggcccacatcacttcagacagaggcacccaattcacttacagtctctgggctgcattagcgaacctgctagggacgcagctgcacaccaccacggcctaccatcctcaatcaaacgggttggtggaacgttttcaccgccatctaaaatcggccttgatggcccgcctgaagggtcctaactgggttgacgagctgccttgggtcctgctcggcatacgcactgcccccaaagaagacctccgcacttcgtcagctgagcttgtgtacggggcgccactagttgtccccagggatttcatacctgcccttcaggaccaaggggaacaacccccagcagttctacaaagactgcgcgagaagctcggcgccttggccccgattcccacctcatggcacggtcaagccccatcctgccagcccaaggaactacgggactgtaagtttgttttcgttcgcaggggcacacctcgggcgccattgcaacgaccatatgagggaccgttccgagtcatacggaataacggatccacttttattttggacattggaggcagggaacaggttttcacggcggaccgcctcaaaccggcccatttggatctgcaacagcctgtcgaggttgccacgccacgacgcagaggccgcccccctaagcggcagctggcacagcccacggaccttggggactgtctcgccggttctgggggggggttgtgtggcgactcaccgtctagtcgggcaaaccggctcggcagtcgggtcgcgcggcatcggagcgacgaggcccaagatggcggcgggcctcgtcttttcgagcgacggggagaacccgcgtgcggcaaagtcctgatgacgtag
- the LOC127585315 gene encoding uncharacterized protein LOC127585315 isoform X2 → MDPTEEGVGTIGPSNRYIGDPDGPNGFWTCEMDDSAAANAVALKLPTFWTLRPSVWFDQAEAQFHLRQITSDSTKYYHVVSSLDQETAAQVGDFIQSPPEEDKYPAFKDLLIRTFGLSRCERATRLLHLDGLGDRSPSALMNEMLALAEGHKPCLMFEQAFLEQLPDDIHLLLADADFSNPREVAARADVLWRAKRESGSSVSQITRPRAQRLPCPAPATKQPRPRHCQTSKIQRHTKVPPQQFEPTRRRFDHIHVDLVGPLPVSRGARYLLTIVDRFTRWPEATPLTDITTDSCARALLTTWVSRFGVPAHITSDRGTQFTYSLWAALANLLGTQLHTTTAYHPQSNGLVERFHRHLKSALMARLKGPNWVDELPWVLLGIRTAPKEDLRTSSAELVYGAPLVVPRDFIPALQDQGEQPPAVLQRLREKLGALAPIPTSWHGQAPSCQPKELRDCKFVFVRRGTPRAPLQRPYEGPFRVIRNNGSTFILDIGGREQVFTADRLKPAHLDLQQPVEVATPRRRGRPPKRQLAQPTDLGDCLAGSGGGLCGDSPSSRANRLGSRVARHRSDEAQDGGGPRLFERRGEPACGKVLMT, encoded by the exons ATGGACCCCACTGAGGAGGGAGTTGGGACAATTGGTCCCAG caaccgctacattggtgaccccgacggtccaaacggcttttggacctgcgaaatggacgacagcgcagcagccaacgcagtggccctcaagctgcccaccttttggacacttcggcccagcgtctggtttgaccaggccgaagcgcaattccaccttcggcagatcacctccgactccacgaagtactaccatgtggttagctctctggaccaggagacagccgcccaggttggagacttcatccagtcgcctccggaggaagataagtacccggctttcaaagatcttttgatccggaccttcggcctctcccgttgtgagcgcgccacccgcctgcttcatctggatggcctgggggacagatccccatccgccctaatgaatgagatgctggcattggccgagggacacaagccatgcctgatgttcgaacaggccttcctcgaacagctccccgatgacatccacttgttgttagctgatgccgacttcagcaacccccgtgaggtggccgcccgggcagatgtcctgtggagggccaagcgcgagagcggttcgtccgtcagtcaaatcaccaggccgcgagcccaacgcctgccttgcccggccccagcaaccaagcagccacgccccaggcactgccagacgtcaaaaatccagcgacacaccaaggtcccaccacagcagttcgagcctacccgtaggaggttcgaccacatacacgtcgacctcgtgggccctctgccggtttcaagaggagcgcggtacctccttaccatcgtggaccggttcacgaggtggcctgaggcaacccccctgactgacatcacaactgattcctgcgcccgagcgctgctcacaacttgggtctcacgttttggcgttccggcccacatcacttcagacagaggcacccaattcacttacagtctctgggctgcattagcgaacctgctagggacgcagctgcacaccaccacggcctaccatcctcaatcaaacgggttggtggaacgttttcaccgccatctaaaatcggccttgatggcccgcctgaagggtcctaactgggttgacgagctgccttgggtcctgctcggcatacgcactgcccccaaagaagacctccgcacttcgtcagctgagcttgtgtacggggcgccactagttgtccccagggatttcatacctgcccttcaggaccaaggggaacaacccccagcagttctacaaagactgcgcgagaagctcggcgccttggccccgattcccacctcatggcacggtcaagccccatcctgccagcccaaggaactacgggactgtaagtttgttttcgttcgcaggggcacacctcgggcgccattgcaacgaccatatgagggaccgttccgagtcatacggaataacggatccacttttattttggacattggaggcagggaacaggttttcacggcggaccgcctcaaaccggcccatttggatctgcaacagcctgtcgaggttgccacgccacgacgcagaggccgcccccctaagcggcagctggcacagcccacggaccttggggactgtctcgccggttctgggggggggttgtgtggcgactcaccgtctagtcgggcaaaccggctcggcagtcgggtcgcgcggcatcggagcgacgaggcccaagatggcggcgggcctcgtcttttcgagcgacggggagaacccgcgtgcggcaaagtcctgatgacgtag